Proteins from a genomic interval of Stenotrophomonas maltophilia:
- a CDS encoding acyl-CoA dehydrogenase family protein translates to MSHSMTTELDEAQQAYREAARDFALAELAPHAARWDAEGIFPREAIAKAGELGFCGLYMDPEVGGSGLSRLDAAVVIEELANVDPSTAAYISIHNMASWMVSKWGQPALRDAWGTDLSSGNKLASYCLTEPGAGSDAASLKTTAVRDGDFYVLNGSKAFISGAGATELLVVMARTGGAGAGGVSAIAVPSDLPGISFGRKEEKMGWNSQPTRGITFENVRVPVSHLLGEEGGGFKLAMKGLDGGRINIAACSLGAAQGALDAARRYMGERRQFGKALAEFQALQFKLADMAIELVAARQMVHSAARKLDAGASDANVWCAMAKRFATDAGFKICNEALQIHGGYGYIREYPIERLLRDSRVHQILEGTNEIMRVIVARHLLNTEEELR, encoded by the coding sequence ATGAGCCACTCGATGACGACGGAACTGGACGAAGCACAGCAGGCGTACCGCGAGGCGGCGCGCGACTTCGCACTGGCCGAACTGGCGCCGCACGCCGCGCGATGGGATGCGGAGGGCATCTTTCCGCGCGAGGCGATCGCCAAGGCCGGTGAACTGGGCTTCTGCGGTCTGTACATGGACCCGGAAGTGGGCGGCAGCGGCCTGAGCCGACTGGACGCCGCCGTCGTCATCGAGGAGCTCGCCAACGTCGATCCGTCGACCGCGGCGTACATCAGCATCCACAACATGGCCTCGTGGATGGTGTCCAAGTGGGGCCAGCCGGCACTGCGCGATGCGTGGGGCACTGACCTGTCCTCGGGCAACAAGCTGGCCTCGTACTGCCTGACCGAACCGGGTGCCGGTTCCGATGCGGCCTCGCTGAAGACCACCGCCGTGCGCGATGGCGATTTCTATGTGCTGAACGGCTCCAAGGCCTTCATCTCCGGTGCCGGTGCCACCGAGCTGCTGGTGGTGATGGCACGTACCGGCGGTGCCGGTGCCGGTGGTGTCAGCGCCATTGCAGTGCCGTCGGACCTGCCGGGCATCAGCTTCGGCCGCAAGGAAGAGAAGATGGGCTGGAACAGCCAGCCCACCCGCGGCATCACCTTCGAAAACGTCCGCGTGCCGGTCAGCCACCTTCTGGGAGAGGAAGGCGGCGGCTTCAAGCTGGCGATGAAGGGGCTGGACGGCGGCCGCATCAACATCGCTGCCTGCTCGCTGGGTGCCGCGCAGGGCGCGCTGGATGCCGCACGCCGCTACATGGGCGAGCGCCGCCAGTTCGGCAAGGCGCTGGCCGAATTCCAGGCGCTGCAGTTCAAGCTGGCCGACATGGCCATCGAACTGGTCGCCGCGCGGCAGATGGTGCATTCGGCCGCGCGCAAGCTCGACGCCGGTGCCAGCGATGCCAACGTGTGGTGCGCGATGGCCAAGCGCTTCGCCACCGATGCCGGCTTCAAGATCTGCAACGAAGCGCTGCAGATCCACGGTGGCTACGGCTACATCCGCGAATACCCGATCGAGCGCCTGCTGCGCGACAGCCGCGTGCACCAGATCCTGGAAGGCACCAACGAGATCATGCGGGTGATCGTTGCCCGCCACCTGCTCAACACCGAAGAGGAACTGCGATGA
- a CDS encoding DUF1028 domain-containing protein — MSLLRSCLALLLTATAAPAWATFSIAACNEAGDCGVAVATHNLGVGGVGVPWAQAKVGAVASQFETNPTYGSKGLALLAKGRTPVQVLKQLLDEDGNFDGTTLAERQVGLVSARGGNAQYTGAAAQQADWAGAQGEGMLSLQGNGLAGPEVLAAMQRAFGASHGELAARLLAALEAGQAAGGQRSGQWSAALLVRTPGGDWQDTDLRVDADPRAVAKLRELYDMRLSNEAIIRAEEYWEKGDVAAARAALATSLSLAHGWDRTWARAARLAMQQGDTALAREYLAGLRALNPGWVKQELALPLYAPLQGDAVVEAWR, encoded by the coding sequence ATGTCCCTGTTGCGCTCTTGCCTGGCCCTGCTGCTCACTGCCACCGCCGCGCCGGCGTGGGCGACCTTTTCCATTGCGGCCTGCAATGAGGCCGGCGACTGCGGTGTGGCGGTGGCCACGCACAATCTCGGCGTCGGTGGCGTCGGGGTGCCGTGGGCACAGGCGAAGGTGGGGGCTGTCGCCAGCCAGTTCGAGACCAACCCGACCTACGGCTCGAAGGGGCTGGCGCTGCTGGCCAAGGGCCGCACACCCGTGCAGGTGCTGAAGCAGCTGCTGGACGAAGATGGCAACTTCGATGGCACCACGCTTGCCGAACGGCAGGTGGGATTGGTCAGTGCCCGTGGTGGCAATGCGCAGTACACCGGTGCTGCCGCGCAGCAGGCGGATTGGGCCGGCGCGCAGGGCGAGGGCATGCTGAGCCTGCAGGGCAATGGGCTGGCCGGGCCGGAGGTGCTGGCCGCGATGCAACGGGCCTTCGGCGCATCACACGGAGAATTGGCTGCGCGCCTGCTGGCGGCACTGGAAGCGGGCCAGGCCGCAGGCGGCCAGCGCAGCGGGCAATGGTCGGCGGCGCTGCTGGTGCGCACGCCGGGGGGCGACTGGCAGGACACCGACCTGCGCGTGGACGCTGATCCACGCGCGGTCGCGAAGCTGCGCGAGCTGTACGACATGCGTCTGTCCAACGAGGCGATCATCCGCGCGGAGGAGTATTGGGAGAAGGGTGATGTGGCAGCTGCGCGCGCGGCGCTGGCAACGTCGCTGTCACTGGCACACGGCTGGGACCGCACCTGGGCGCGCGCGGCGCGGCTGGCCATGCAGCAGGGAGATACGGCGCTGGCACGCGAGTATCTGGCGGGCCTGCGTGCGCTCAATCCGGGCTGGGTGAAGCAGGAGCTGGCGTTGCCGCTGTATGCGCCGTTGCAGGGTGATGCGGTGGTGGAGGCGTGGCGCTGA
- a CDS encoding CoA-acylating methylmalonate-semialdehyde dehydrogenase: MTVAAPRIRMLIDGQFIESATSHWQDVINPATQDVLAKVPFATTGEVDAAVAAAKEAFKTWRKTPIGTRARIFLKYQQLIRENMSELAHILTAEQGKTLPDAEGDVFRGLEVVEHAAAIGNLQLGELANNVANGVDTYTIMQPLGVCAGITPFNFPAMIPLWMFPMAIATGNTFILKPSEQDPMVTMRLVELALEAGIPKGVLNVVHGGEEVVNAICDHPDIKAVSFVGSTRVGTHVYNRASLAGKRVQCMMGAKNHAVVLPDANKEQTLNAMVGAAFGAAGQRCMAASTLVLVGEARNWVQDLVAKAKTLKVSGGTVSGTDVGPVISCSARERVEGLIASGVEQGAKLVLDGRKPQVDGFEKGNFVGPTIFAGVTTDMRIYQEEIFGPVLVILEAETLEEAIAMVNSNPNGNGTALFTQSGAAARRFQEDIDVGQVGINVPIPVPVPLFSFTGSRASKLGDLGPYGKQVVLFYTQTKTVTARWFDDETLSHGVNTTISLK; encoded by the coding sequence ATGACTGTTGCAGCGCCCCGTATCCGCATGCTGATCGATGGCCAGTTCATCGAATCGGCCACCTCCCACTGGCAGGACGTGATCAATCCGGCCACCCAGGACGTGCTGGCCAAGGTGCCGTTCGCCACCACCGGCGAAGTGGACGCCGCCGTCGCCGCCGCCAAGGAAGCTTTCAAGACCTGGCGCAAGACCCCGATCGGCACCCGCGCGCGCATCTTCCTGAAGTACCAGCAGCTGATCCGCGAGAACATGAGCGAGCTGGCCCATATCCTTACCGCCGAACAGGGCAAGACCCTGCCGGATGCCGAAGGCGATGTGTTCCGCGGCCTGGAAGTGGTCGAGCACGCTGCCGCCATCGGCAACCTGCAGCTGGGCGAGCTGGCCAACAACGTGGCCAATGGCGTGGATACCTACACGATCATGCAGCCGCTGGGCGTGTGCGCCGGCATCACCCCGTTCAACTTCCCGGCGATGATCCCGCTGTGGATGTTCCCGATGGCCATTGCCACCGGCAACACCTTCATCCTCAAGCCGTCCGAGCAGGACCCGATGGTGACCATGCGCCTGGTCGAACTGGCGCTGGAAGCCGGCATTCCGAAGGGCGTGCTGAACGTCGTCCATGGTGGCGAGGAAGTGGTCAACGCGATCTGCGACCACCCGGACATCAAGGCTGTGTCGTTCGTCGGTTCCACCCGCGTCGGCACCCACGTCTACAACCGTGCCTCGCTGGCCGGCAAGCGCGTGCAGTGCATGATGGGCGCCAAGAACCACGCCGTGGTGCTGCCGGACGCCAACAAGGAACAGACCCTCAACGCGATGGTCGGCGCCGCCTTCGGTGCGGCGGGCCAGCGCTGCATGGCCGCCTCCACGCTGGTGCTGGTCGGTGAAGCACGCAACTGGGTGCAGGACCTGGTGGCCAAGGCCAAGACCCTCAAGGTCAGCGGCGGTACCGTGTCCGGCACCGACGTCGGTCCGGTCATTTCCTGCAGCGCCCGCGAGCGCGTGGAAGGCCTGATCGCCTCGGGCGTGGAGCAGGGCGCCAAGCTGGTGCTGGATGGCCGCAAGCCGCAGGTGGATGGTTTCGAGAAGGGCAACTTCGTCGGCCCGACCATCTTTGCGGGTGTCACCACCGACATGCGCATCTACCAGGAAGAAATCTTCGGACCGGTGCTGGTCATCCTCGAAGCGGAAACGCTGGAAGAGGCCATTGCGATGGTCAACAGCAACCCGAACGGCAACGGCACCGCACTGTTCACCCAGTCCGGCGCGGCTGCGCGCAGGTTCCAGGAAGACATCGACGTCGGCCAGGTCGGCATCAACGTGCCGATCCCGGTGCCGGTGCCGCTGTTCTCGTTCACCGGCTCGCGCGCGTCCAAGCTGGGCGACCTGGGCCCGTACGGCAAGCAGGTGGTGCTGTTCTACACCCAGACCAAGACGGTCACCGCACGCTGGTTCGATGACGAGACGCTGAGCCACGGCGTCAACACCACGATCAGCCTGAAGTAA
- a CDS encoding enoyl-CoA hydratase has translation MKDWRTQEHVGLKVEVDGHTAVVTLHNPPAHTWTVHSLSALRDLVGALNADREIYALVITGDGEKFFSAGADLNQFASGDKAAAREAARRFGEAFEALSAFRGVSIAAINGYAMGGGLECALACDLRIIEDHAQVALPEATVGLLPCAGGTQNLPRLVGEGWAKRMILLGERINAETALRIGLAEEKVGKGEAKALALEWAKKAGKQSPTSIAACKTLVQSTRTGTHASALVAEREAFVDLFDTADQVEGVTAFLEKRAAQWKNA, from the coding sequence ATGAAGGATTGGCGTACCCAGGAGCACGTGGGTCTGAAGGTCGAGGTCGATGGCCACACCGCCGTAGTCACCCTGCACAACCCGCCGGCGCACACCTGGACCGTGCACAGCCTGTCGGCGCTGCGCGACCTGGTGGGCGCGCTCAACGCGGACCGCGAGATCTACGCGCTGGTGATCACCGGTGACGGCGAGAAGTTCTTCTCCGCCGGTGCCGACCTCAACCAGTTCGCCTCCGGCGACAAGGCCGCTGCACGTGAAGCCGCACGCCGCTTCGGTGAAGCCTTCGAAGCGCTGTCCGCTTTCCGTGGCGTGTCGATCGCTGCGATCAACGGCTACGCCATGGGCGGTGGCCTGGAATGCGCACTGGCCTGCGACCTGCGGATCATCGAAGACCATGCCCAGGTCGCGCTGCCGGAGGCCACCGTCGGCCTGCTGCCGTGCGCCGGTGGCACCCAGAACCTGCCGCGCCTGGTCGGTGAGGGCTGGGCCAAGCGCATGATCCTGCTGGGTGAGCGCATCAACGCCGAGACCGCGCTGCGCATTGGCCTGGCCGAAGAAAAGGTCGGCAAGGGCGAAGCCAAGGCACTGGCCCTGGAATGGGCGAAGAAGGCCGGCAAGCAGAGCCCGACCAGCATCGCCGCCTGCAAGACCCTGGTGCAGTCCACCCGCACCGGCACCCACGCCTCGGCACTGGTGGCCGAGCGTGAAGCCTTCGTCGACCTGTTCGACACCGCCGACCAGGTCGAGGGCGTGACTGCCTTCCTGGAAAAGCGCGCCGCGCAGTGGAAGAACGCATGA
- a CDS encoding helix-turn-helix domain-containing protein: MNYSATQRQLGLRLLRLREQRGYSQADLARALGLSASYLNQIERNKRPLTPAVQKKLGEVLGDVSSLFDEDEPAALQEALGETLRDLGLAEVSAIELRALAGNLPQVSRALLDLHRRHLALREHAAALEFQLGEPGAGSTLPAGDQVREFFNRMHNHIPELDELAERLFAEWGLSPGHVAPRLRQLLADRHGVLVEVAALQAGREKRQYDAGTRRLWLPDYLEPGQQAFQMAAELALHGYLPQIDAVVARAGFTDEARIAQARIGLSNYFAGALVMPYMRFLRAAEASSYDIELLAHQFGVGFEAVCHRLSTLARRSAPGLPFFFIRVDRAGNVSKRHSATDFHFSQVGGSCPLWIVYEAFNQPGRILTQTARMPDGRRHFWLARQVSSGPVGHGQPRKTFAVALGCDLQHAERLVYSLGLDVQSPGNSVSIGPGCRVCPREDCMQRAFAQLPGR, from the coding sequence GTGAATTATTCAGCCACCCAGCGGCAACTTGGCCTCCGCCTGCTGCGCCTGCGCGAGCAGCGCGGCTACAGCCAGGCCGACCTGGCACGGGCGCTGGGGCTGTCGGCCAGCTACCTGAACCAGATCGAGCGCAACAAGCGCCCACTGACGCCGGCGGTGCAGAAAAAGCTGGGTGAGGTATTGGGCGATGTTTCCTCACTGTTCGACGAAGATGAGCCCGCCGCGCTGCAGGAGGCACTGGGCGAGACCCTCCGCGACCTGGGCCTGGCCGAGGTGAGCGCCATCGAGCTGCGCGCCCTGGCCGGCAACCTGCCGCAGGTCAGCCGCGCCCTGCTGGACCTGCACCGCCGCCACCTGGCCCTGCGCGAACATGCCGCCGCCCTGGAATTCCAGCTGGGCGAGCCGGGTGCCGGCAGCACTCTGCCTGCCGGTGACCAGGTGCGCGAGTTCTTCAACCGCATGCACAACCACATCCCCGAGCTGGACGAACTGGCCGAGCGCCTGTTCGCCGAGTGGGGGTTGTCGCCCGGGCATGTGGCACCCCGGTTGCGCCAGCTGCTGGCCGACCGCCATGGCGTGCTGGTGGAAGTGGCCGCGCTGCAGGCCGGGCGCGAAAAGCGCCAGTACGACGCCGGCACGCGCCGGTTGTGGCTGCCGGACTACCTGGAGCCGGGCCAGCAGGCGTTCCAGATGGCGGCCGAGCTGGCCCTGCACGGCTACCTGCCGCAGATCGATGCGGTGGTGGCACGCGCCGGCTTCACCGATGAGGCACGCATCGCGCAGGCGCGGATTGGCTTGTCGAATTACTTCGCCGGTGCGTTGGTGATGCCGTACATGCGCTTCCTGCGGGCGGCCGAAGCCAGCAGCTACGACATCGAACTGCTGGCGCATCAGTTCGGTGTGGGCTTCGAAGCGGTCTGCCATCGGCTGAGCACGCTGGCACGGCGCAGCGCGCCCGGGCTGCCGTTCTTCTTCATCCGCGTGGACCGCGCCGGCAATGTGTCAAAGCGTCATTCGGCCACCGATTTCCATTTCTCGCAGGTGGGTGGTTCGTGCCCGCTGTGGATCGTCTACGAGGCGTTCAACCAGCCCGGCCGCATCCTGACCCAGACCGCGCGCATGCCCGACGGGCGACGCCATTTCTGGCTCGCGCGGCAGGTCAGCAGCGGGCCGGTCGGGCATGGGCAGCCGCGCAAGACCTTCGCCGTGGCGCTGGGCTGCGATCTGCAGCATGCCGAACGGCTGGTGTATTCACTGGGGTTGGACGTGCAGAGCCCGGGCAATTCGGTGTCGATCGGGCCAGGTTGCCGGGTGTGCCCGCGCGAGGACTGCATGCAGCGCGCGTTCGCGCAGTTGCCGGGGCGATAG